The following proteins are co-located in the Polymorphospora rubra genome:
- a CDS encoding TULIP family P47-like protein, giving the protein MISTYGWDTVDVVDVDEVNAALATAGSKVVEDFDIGYDGATAARAWGRFGAWRVASGGSGDLLDLTLPIADGTLWVRVRDDEYETDLSGVSVVLRVPLEIVDEQPSARTRGLRLALRQVGDGDGDVSVVTVLDPQGRLDPDDRARLGHLIATCLVERRAAVSFAFATIDLVPPHTDSWLAPVRSGHTLVRQGRTSRSFLAVLSVTGDRSTAGLDRHVDDAIIPGDGQRRGFAVSADLFLANVVAPVLPAAYGGGPGDYRLDPQTHSLRNRRDIATHPVTVGAITYTPVLTGLEVVAVADAVQTYVRGTCDLKAGITMSFEVIARNPLIFDPVTRDIAFAPDPRPSGTHQTKIPWYFFLLGLIAEEITELVVQQIAKELANALNTLAGQGLTIARTPRAVRWAGATDLDVTTARLDGSLCLRGTVSRQPATVEAA; this is encoded by the coding sequence ATGATCAGCACCTACGGTTGGGACACCGTCGACGTGGTGGACGTCGACGAGGTCAACGCCGCCCTCGCCACCGCCGGGAGCAAGGTCGTCGAGGACTTCGACATCGGGTACGACGGTGCCACCGCCGCCCGGGCGTGGGGCCGGTTCGGCGCCTGGCGGGTCGCGTCGGGCGGCTCCGGCGACCTGCTCGACCTCACCCTGCCGATCGCCGACGGCACGCTGTGGGTCCGGGTACGCGACGACGAGTACGAGACCGACCTCTCCGGCGTCTCGGTGGTGCTGCGGGTACCGCTGGAGATCGTCGACGAGCAGCCGTCCGCGCGTACCCGGGGCCTGCGCCTCGCGCTACGCCAGGTGGGCGACGGGGACGGCGACGTCTCCGTGGTGACCGTGCTGGACCCGCAGGGCCGGCTCGACCCCGACGACCGGGCCCGGCTGGGTCACCTGATCGCCACCTGCCTGGTCGAACGGCGGGCCGCGGTGTCGTTCGCGTTCGCCACGATCGACCTGGTGCCACCCCACACCGACAGCTGGCTGGCGCCGGTGCGGTCCGGCCACACGCTGGTGCGCCAGGGGCGTACCAGCCGTAGCTTCCTGGCCGTGCTGTCGGTGACCGGCGACCGGTCGACCGCCGGCCTCGACCGGCACGTGGACGACGCGATCATCCCCGGGGACGGGCAGCGGCGCGGCTTCGCCGTCTCCGCGGACCTGTTCCTGGCGAACGTCGTCGCGCCGGTGCTGCCGGCCGCGTACGGGGGCGGTCCCGGGGACTACCGCCTGGACCCGCAGACGCACTCGCTGCGCAACCGGCGGGACATCGCGACCCACCCCGTCACCGTCGGGGCGATCACGTACACGCCGGTGCTGACCGGCCTGGAGGTCGTGGCGGTCGCGGACGCGGTGCAGACCTACGTACGCGGTACCTGCGACCTGAAGGCGGGCATCACGATGAGCTTCGAGGTGATCGCCCGCAACCCGCTGATCTTCGACCCGGTGACCCGGGACATCGCGTTCGCGCCGGATCCGCGGCCGTCCGGCACGCACCAGACGAAGATTCCCTGGTATTTCTTCCTGCTCGGGCTGATCGCCGAGGAGATCACCGAACTGGTGGTGCAGCAGATCGCCAAGGAACTGGCCAACGCGCTGAACACGCTCGCCGGCCAGGGGCTGACCATCGCCCGTACGCCCCGCGCGGTCCGGTGGGCCGGCGCCACCGACCTCGACGTGACCACCGCCCGCCTGGACGGTTCTCTCTGCCTGCGCGGCACGGTCTCCCGGCAGCCGGCAACAGTCGAGGCGGCGTGA
- a CDS encoding VWA domain-containing protein, with protein sequence MLGGPAPALAEEEPPAEPPKVELVLDVSGSMRADDIDGRSRISVAQQAFNEVVDALPDETQLGIRVLGATYPGNDKAKGCQDTQQIVPVGPVDRVQAKAAVATLRPTGFTPVGLALREAAKDLGTGTTARRIVLITDGEDTCAPPDPCEVARELAAQGTKLVVDTLGLAPDEKVRRQLLCIAEATGGTYTAVQRADELTSRIKQLVDRAKDTHTAAPAVVAGKSACDGAPLLAPGVYSDRAAFSEHRWYRVPVLPDQELRVSVSMALDRPVNPDYAVLLRATATDGRELVRGVDAGSGRTDVVSAGLRWSGGEEPTDEASPTPDTGTTVEATMVCLVVSNAFAPRQGTQATPGMPVELTVDVVASSPAPTAPDLGRGWVLLVLLTVAGLLTGLVTGLLTRWWVATWRENR encoded by the coding sequence ATGTTGGGTGGTCCGGCACCGGCCCTCGCGGAGGAGGAGCCGCCGGCCGAACCACCGAAGGTCGAGCTGGTGCTCGACGTCAGCGGTTCGATGCGGGCCGATGACATCGACGGGCGCAGCCGGATCTCCGTGGCCCAGCAGGCGTTCAACGAGGTGGTCGACGCGCTGCCCGACGAGACCCAGCTCGGCATCCGGGTGCTCGGTGCGACGTACCCGGGCAACGACAAGGCGAAGGGCTGCCAGGACACCCAGCAGATCGTGCCGGTCGGCCCGGTCGACCGGGTGCAGGCGAAGGCCGCCGTGGCGACGCTGCGGCCGACCGGGTTCACCCCGGTCGGGTTGGCCCTGCGGGAGGCCGCCAAGGACCTCGGCACGGGCACGACCGCCCGCCGGATCGTGCTGATCACCGACGGCGAGGACACCTGCGCCCCGCCGGACCCCTGCGAGGTGGCCCGGGAGCTGGCCGCCCAGGGTACGAAGCTGGTCGTCGACACGCTGGGCCTGGCCCCGGACGAGAAGGTACGCCGGCAGCTGCTCTGCATCGCCGAGGCCACCGGCGGCACGTACACCGCGGTGCAGCGCGCCGACGAGCTGACCAGCCGGATCAAACAGCTGGTCGACCGGGCGAAGGACACCCACACCGCCGCGCCGGCCGTCGTCGCCGGCAAGTCGGCGTGCGACGGCGCCCCGCTGCTCGCCCCCGGCGTGTACAGCGACCGGGCGGCGTTCTCGGAGCACCGCTGGTACCGGGTGCCGGTCCTGCCCGACCAGGAGCTGCGGGTGTCGGTCAGCATGGCGCTGGACCGGCCGGTCAACCCCGACTACGCGGTGCTGCTGCGGGCCACCGCCACCGACGGGCGGGAACTGGTCCGCGGGGTGGACGCGGGCAGCGGCCGTACCGACGTGGTTTCCGCGGGCCTGCGCTGGTCGGGGGGTGAGGAGCCGACGGACGAGGCGTCGCCGACGCCCGACACCGGCACCACCGTCGAGGCCACCATGGTCTGCCTGGTGGTGAGCAACGCGTTCGCGCCGCGCCAGGGCACCCAGGCGACCCCCGGCATGCCGGTCGAGCTGACCGTGGACGTGGTCGCCTCCTCGCCCGCCCCGACAGCGCCCGACCTGGGGCGGGGCTGGGTGCTGTTGGTGCTGCTGACCGTGGCGGGCCTGCTCACCGGACTGGTCACCGGCCTGCTCACCCGCTGGTGGGTAGCCACCTGGAGGGAGAACCGATGA
- a CDS encoding TULIP family P47-like protein: MTITTTPAVRNARRIADIDPNAAKLARKYRLLEPRQEIPELFQRRDVHPPRLQEVLIDNWDTCYAIRLSDANRVIEREAKWPATFQQVINEKKNYGLHGDFGVWQMSRGGSGEIVYLKVRITSGVVTYYTDDFSLDDATAYVAVKLRYLPQDGARAAENPAVSTDNLRVNTLSSTDDDPPASVRSLVLSWDPDEDEMALMLGALNQWFNNHLEAFTHVFASVDLNAKAADDQFQWLSPTSHGYAYQNGTDDESSYFGVLCMTQNNPDTNLNWSLPSGAIPAGSRAGFTISLARFLSNVVKPGLPKSFEDATDSSFRLNDSQNVIENVGKLKMKAVRVGAIDYTPYVNSFVLQVVGEEIQIRTLAKVDISPGIRAVIDTTTYQKLIVVDKPDGTQTLDYEQSRDPYVFHTIETDIGIEIMQWVIVLAAAVASAVAGEVIEKVSQKIAACIVIAIVAGLIELTIKLIEDVIGGKAAESLPPLNLLAQNATAPITWPRTSGFQLDKARLIGSFQLGGEYAIK; the protein is encoded by the coding sequence ATGACCATCACCACCACCCCGGCGGTACGCAATGCCCGGCGGATCGCGGACATCGACCCGAACGCCGCGAAGCTGGCCCGCAAGTACCGTCTGCTGGAGCCGAGGCAGGAGATCCCGGAGCTGTTCCAGCGCCGGGACGTGCACCCGCCCCGGTTACAGGAGGTGTTGATCGACAACTGGGACACCTGCTACGCCATCCGGCTCAGCGACGCGAACCGGGTGATCGAGCGGGAGGCCAAGTGGCCGGCCACCTTCCAGCAGGTGATCAACGAGAAGAAGAACTACGGCCTGCACGGCGACTTCGGCGTCTGGCAGATGAGCCGGGGCGGCAGCGGCGAGATCGTCTACCTGAAGGTGCGGATCACCAGCGGCGTGGTCACGTACTACACCGACGACTTCTCGCTGGACGACGCGACCGCGTACGTGGCGGTCAAGCTGCGGTATCTGCCGCAGGACGGCGCCCGGGCGGCCGAGAACCCGGCGGTGAGCACGGACAACCTGCGGGTCAACACCCTGTCCAGCACCGACGACGACCCGCCCGCCTCGGTCCGCAGCCTGGTCCTGTCCTGGGATCCGGACGAGGACGAGATGGCGCTGATGCTGGGCGCGCTGAACCAGTGGTTCAACAACCACCTGGAGGCGTTCACGCACGTGTTCGCCAGCGTGGACCTCAACGCGAAGGCCGCCGACGACCAGTTCCAGTGGCTGTCGCCGACCTCGCACGGGTACGCGTACCAGAACGGCACGGACGACGAGAGCAGCTATTTCGGGGTCCTCTGCATGACCCAGAACAACCCGGACACGAACCTCAACTGGTCGCTGCCGTCCGGGGCGATTCCGGCCGGTAGCCGGGCCGGCTTCACCATCAGCCTGGCCCGCTTCCTCAGCAACGTGGTCAAGCCCGGCCTGCCCAAGTCCTTCGAGGACGCGACCGACTCGTCGTTCCGGCTCAACGACAGCCAGAACGTCATCGAGAACGTCGGCAAGCTGAAGATGAAGGCCGTCCGGGTCGGCGCGATCGACTACACGCCGTACGTGAACTCCTTCGTGCTCCAGGTCGTCGGTGAGGAGATCCAGATCCGCACCCTCGCCAAGGTGGACATCAGCCCCGGAATCCGGGCGGTGATCGACACGACGACGTACCAGAAGCTGATCGTGGTGGACAAGCCGGACGGCACCCAGACGCTGGACTACGAGCAGAGCCGGGACCCGTACGTCTTCCACACCATCGAGACCGACATCGGCATCGAGATCATGCAGTGGGTCATCGTGCTGGCCGCCGCGGTGGCCTCGGCCGTCGCCGGCGAGGTCATCGAGAAGGTCAGCCAGAAGATCGCGGCCTGCATCGTGATCGCCATCGTCGCCGGCCTGATCGAGCTGACCATCAAGCTCATCGAGGACGTGATCGGCGGCAAGGCGGCCGAGTCGCTGCCCCCGCTCAATCTGCTCGCGCAGAACGCGACCGCCCCCATCACCTGGCCGCGCACGTCCGGCTTCCAACTGGACAAGGCCCGCCTGATCGGGTCGTTCCAGCTCGGCGGCGAGTACGCCATCAAGTGA
- the prfH gene encoding peptide chain release factor H encodes MSVHLLMSAGRGPQECAWALVELLSRLEADAVRQGLATVRAQTVPGDRPGTYRSVLVEISGPGAEAFAESWTGTLCWQAPSPYRAGVGRKNWYVTARPCGVDVPRTTFVEADVDVVACRTGGPGGQHRNKASTAVRATHRPSGIVVVVDTEREFGLNRGIAMRLLRQRLEQRDEAAERALGTARWRIHDELVRGNPTRTERPETSGRDQARPEPTRRRRRR; translated from the coding sequence GTGAGCGTCCACCTGCTCATGTCGGCCGGGCGAGGCCCGCAGGAGTGTGCCTGGGCGCTGGTGGAGCTGCTGAGCCGCCTGGAGGCCGACGCCGTCCGGCAGGGCCTGGCGACCGTACGGGCGCAGACCGTGCCCGGTGACCGGCCCGGCACCTACCGGTCGGTCCTGGTCGAGATCTCCGGGCCCGGCGCCGAGGCGTTCGCCGAGTCGTGGACCGGAACCCTGTGCTGGCAGGCCCCCAGCCCCTACCGGGCCGGCGTCGGCCGGAAGAACTGGTACGTCACCGCCCGCCCCTGCGGGGTCGACGTGCCGCGTACGACGTTCGTCGAGGCGGACGTCGACGTCGTCGCCTGCCGCACCGGCGGTCCCGGCGGCCAGCACCGCAACAAGGCCAGCACGGCGGTACGGGCGACCCACCGGCCGTCGGGGATCGTCGTCGTGGTCGACACCGAGCGGGAGTTCGGCCTCAACCGCGGTATCGCCATGCGGCTGTTGCGGCAGCGTCTGGAGCAGCGCGACGAGGCGGCGGAGCGGGCCCTCGGCACGGCCCGCTGGCGTATCCACGACGAGCTGGTACGTGGCAATCCCACCCGTACCGAAAGGCCGGAGACGTCGGGGCGGGACCAGGCCCGGCCGGAGCCGACACGCCGACGTCGCCGCCGCTGA
- a CDS encoding peptidase: MSTPTIRTAAALTAAGLVLLAVPVPAQAAPTPSPGATPVTRAGTSFLTATGIAAGQPVRVDAATGDYLYWSFPAAAGERHEITATVSFPDSRTGPSTWTVEVFDGLRRRQSCTAGAQTPTADASATSVALGCALRQVRSWAEPWSADPLPGTYYVRLSVTELPEADLGLPVDVELLVSADASGSRDDGELKAPLVPNTKAGAVLNAEPVAQQEEENGTGFFDWLPDLGSRWVWSAIGGVLAAVAGVVGFALTRRPRRP; encoded by the coding sequence ATGAGCACCCCGACGATCCGCACCGCGGCGGCACTGACGGCCGCCGGCCTCGTCCTGCTGGCCGTACCCGTGCCGGCGCAGGCCGCGCCCACCCCGTCGCCCGGTGCCACCCCGGTCACCCGCGCCGGTACGTCGTTCCTGACCGCCACCGGCATCGCCGCCGGGCAGCCGGTCCGGGTGGACGCCGCCACCGGCGACTACCTGTACTGGTCGTTCCCGGCCGCGGCCGGCGAACGGCACGAGATCACCGCGACCGTGTCGTTCCCGGATTCGCGCACCGGCCCGTCAACCTGGACGGTCGAGGTCTTCGACGGGCTGCGCCGGCGGCAGTCCTGCACGGCCGGCGCGCAGACGCCCACCGCCGACGCGTCCGCCACCAGCGTGGCGCTCGGCTGCGCGCTGCGTCAGGTGCGGTCCTGGGCCGAGCCGTGGTCGGCCGACCCGCTGCCCGGGACGTACTACGTCCGGTTGTCGGTGACCGAACTGCCGGAGGCCGACCTCGGCCTGCCCGTCGACGTGGAGCTGCTGGTCAGTGCCGATGCCAGCGGCTCGCGTGACGACGGCGAACTGAAGGCGCCGCTGGTGCCGAACACCAAGGCCGGTGCGGTGCTGAACGCCGAGCCGGTGGCGCAGCAGGAAGAGGAGAACGGGACCGGATTCTTCGACTGGCTGCCGGACCTCGGCTCGCGCTGGGTCTGGAGCGCGATCGGCGGCGTCCTGGCCGCCGTCGCGGGCGTGGTCGGCTTCGCGCTGACCCGCCGTCCCCGCCGGCCGTGA
- a CDS encoding RNA ligase RtcB family protein, which yields MSQESRPRSDAATVTVFASPTSWIESDAVAQCHQVAALDGMIHVAGMPDLHPGKGAPIGAAMTSTVLYPFLVGSDIGCGIAVFPLRLKRAVPEKLAARFPDLDRALDPERDADDPAWAVVEGDIPAGHVEGLGTVGRGNHFVELARIGTVFVPDHAGRLGLAAGDLVLVVHSGSRGLGERILRAHTEVHGAGPAPDPATYLAMHDAAVRWGSLNRRLMAARVAHALGAEPTAPVVDQCHNLVEVRDGGYLHRKGAAPGDGRDVLIAGTRGTPSYLVAAHAGPDANHSVAHGAGRKMSRADALRRGRAKHTVEELRRTPVGSLVVCGDRQLLFEEAPTAYKRIEQVIGDLVDHGLATPVATTVPLVTYKTAEPGAAPYRDRRDHRRGRGRR from the coding sequence TTGTCCCAGGAGTCCCGGCCGCGGTCCGACGCGGCCACCGTCACCGTCTTCGCCTCGCCGACGAGCTGGATCGAGTCCGACGCCGTCGCGCAGTGCCACCAGGTCGCCGCCCTCGACGGCATGATCCACGTCGCCGGCATGCCGGACCTGCACCCCGGCAAGGGCGCCCCCATCGGTGCCGCCATGACGTCCACCGTGCTGTATCCGTTCCTGGTGGGGTCCGACATCGGGTGCGGCATCGCCGTCTTCCCGCTCCGGCTCAAGCGCGCCGTACCCGAGAAGCTCGCCGCCCGGTTCCCCGACCTCGACCGCGCGCTGGATCCCGAACGGGACGCCGACGACCCGGCCTGGGCCGTCGTCGAGGGCGACATCCCGGCCGGCCACGTCGAGGGGCTCGGCACCGTCGGCCGGGGCAACCACTTCGTCGAACTGGCCCGGATCGGGACCGTCTTCGTACCGGACCACGCGGGTCGGCTCGGGCTCGCCGCCGGCGATCTCGTCCTCGTCGTCCACAGCGGCTCGCGGGGGCTGGGGGAGCGGATCCTGCGGGCGCACACCGAGGTCCACGGTGCGGGCCCCGCCCCCGATCCCGCCACCTACCTGGCGATGCACGACGCCGCCGTACGGTGGGGATCGCTCAACCGGCGGCTGATGGCCGCCCGGGTCGCCCACGCCCTGGGCGCCGAGCCGACCGCGCCGGTCGTCGACCAGTGCCACAACCTGGTCGAGGTCCGCGACGGCGGCTACCTGCACCGCAAGGGGGCGGCCCCGGGCGACGGCCGCGACGTGCTGATCGCCGGTACGCGGGGGACGCCGTCCTATCTCGTGGCCGCCCACGCCGGGCCGGACGCCAACCATTCGGTGGCGCACGGCGCGGGGCGCAAGATGTCGCGCGCCGACGCCCTGCGCCGCGGCCGGGCCAAGCACACCGTCGAGGAGTTGCGCCGTACGCCGGTGGGGTCGCTGGTGGTGTGCGGCGACCGTCAGCTCCTCTTCGAGGAGGCGCCGACGGCCTACAAACGCATCGAGCAGGTGATCGGCGACCTCGTCGACCACGGCCTGGCCACGCCGGTGGCCACCACGGTGCCGCTGGTCACCTACAAGACGGCCGAGCCGGGGGCCGCGCCGTACCGGGACCGGCGGGACCACCGCCGCGGACGGGGGCGGCGGTGA
- a CDS encoding TetR/AcrR family transcriptional regulator, with amino-acid sequence MTTEPSTYHRRMAEQKRAAIIEAATRLFLRSGYGGASLAKIAAEADVSKATLFKQFPTKAALFDAIVTEYWKMEDEQKLMPAVGDLRGGLTTIGGRYVALLTRPGMADLFRIVIAEASRFPELGRTQFELGKMPFFDSVCRYLRAEAAAGTVQLDDPELAATQFLGMISDYVFWPRMLLVNWAPGKAAMARVVEEAARTLQARYAVGPHGGH; translated from the coding sequence GTGACCACGGAGCCGTCGACCTACCACCGCCGGATGGCCGAGCAGAAGCGGGCAGCCATCATCGAGGCCGCCACCAGACTGTTCCTGCGGTCCGGCTACGGCGGCGCGTCCCTGGCGAAGATCGCCGCGGAGGCGGACGTGTCGAAGGCGACCCTGTTCAAGCAGTTCCCCACCAAGGCGGCACTGTTCGACGCGATCGTCACCGAATACTGGAAGATGGAGGACGAGCAGAAGCTCATGCCCGCGGTGGGCGACCTACGGGGCGGACTGACCACGATCGGCGGCCGATACGTCGCACTGCTCACCCGCCCCGGGATGGCCGACCTGTTCCGGATCGTCATCGCCGAGGCATCCCGCTTTCCCGAACTGGGCCGAACCCAGTTCGAGCTCGGCAAGATGCCCTTCTTCGACTCGGTCTGCCGATACCTGCGGGCCGAGGCGGCCGCCGGAACCGTGCAACTCGACGATCCCGAGCTGGCGGCCACCCAGTTCCTCGGCATGATCTCCGACTACGTCTTCTGGCCCCGCATGCTGTTGGTCAACTGGGCTCCCGGCAAGGCGGCGATGGCCCGCGTCGTCGAGGAGGCCGCCCGCACCCTGCAGGCCAGATACGCCGTCGGGCCACACGGCGGACACTGA
- a CDS encoding SDR family oxidoreductase — MRFDNSTVLVTGGAGGMGASHVRAYHERGANVVIAGVREAAGRELAAQLGDRAHYVGLDVTDEADWTAAVTAAEGRFGPVSILVNNAGIQNPAVPLEHTDRDVWDRTLAVNLTGSYLGIKAVVPSMRRGGGGVIVNIASTMAHGGTALFGPYVASKWAVRGLTRTAAIELGRDNIRVNSIHPGVVSTPLINEPPAPGRPAIIESYSPDAFAVPRLAEPREITDLLLFITSPQAAFATGSEFVLDGGLLLGPALRPEPAAA; from the coding sequence ATGCGCTTCGACAACTCGACCGTGCTCGTCACCGGAGGCGCCGGAGGTATGGGTGCCAGTCACGTGCGCGCCTACCACGAGCGCGGTGCCAACGTCGTGATCGCCGGGGTCCGTGAGGCTGCCGGGCGCGAACTCGCGGCCCAACTCGGCGACCGGGCCCACTACGTCGGGCTGGATGTCACCGACGAGGCGGACTGGACGGCGGCGGTGACCGCCGCGGAGGGCCGCTTCGGGCCGGTGTCGATCCTGGTCAACAACGCCGGCATCCAGAATCCGGCCGTGCCGCTGGAGCACACCGACCGCGACGTCTGGGACCGCACGCTGGCCGTCAACCTCACCGGCAGCTACCTCGGCATCAAGGCTGTCGTGCCGTCGATGCGGCGAGGAGGCGGAGGTGTGATCGTCAACATCGCCTCGACCATGGCCCACGGTGGCACCGCGCTCTTCGGGCCGTACGTCGCGAGCAAGTGGGCGGTGCGTGGCCTCACCAGGACCGCGGCGATCGAGTTGGGGCGCGACAACATCCGGGTCAACTCCATCCACCCCGGCGTCGTCTCGACCCCGCTGATCAACGAACCCCCGGCGCCGGGGCGGCCGGCGATCATCGAGTCCTACTCGCCGGACGCCTTCGCCGTTCCACGGCTCGCCGAGCCCCGGGAGATCACCGATCTGCTGCTCTTCATCACCTCGCCGCAGGCCGCGTTCGCCACCGGATCGGAATTCGTCCTCGACGGCGGGCTGCTGCTCGGTCCGGCGCTGCGGCCCGAACCCGCCGCGGCCTGA
- a CDS encoding TIGR03089 family protein, with amino-acid sequence MHSTSAAHAPPIADDPGVGRPLLTYLDGATGERTDLSAAALGGWAARTASMLRDGCGLTAGDRVAVLLPPHWQTAAVLLGAWSAGITVSFRPWASAGLAPLDASPEEPLDAVFVARRRLDSWLETVPAARHRFVLGLAADGAALDEVPGGYRDYAAEVRRYPDVPPAYQAIRGDDPASPDGTSYEEWARFAGELAAMWGLRRGDRVLVDVARHEEPAKWLLAPLSAGASIVLCANLDRADLDARVAAEGITRVL; translated from the coding sequence ATGCACTCGACGAGCGCCGCCCACGCCCCGCCGATCGCCGACGACCCGGGAGTCGGCCGCCCGCTGCTGACCTATCTCGACGGTGCCACCGGCGAGCGGACCGACCTCAGCGCGGCGGCGCTCGGCGGCTGGGCCGCCCGGACCGCGAGCATGTTGCGCGACGGTTGCGGGTTGACCGCCGGTGACCGGGTCGCCGTCCTGCTGCCTCCACACTGGCAGACCGCGGCCGTGCTGCTGGGTGCCTGGTCCGCCGGCATCACCGTGTCGTTCCGGCCCTGGGCGTCGGCCGGGTTGGCACCCCTCGACGCGAGCCCGGAAGAGCCGCTGGACGCGGTGTTCGTGGCGCGGCGTCGGCTGGACAGCTGGCTGGAGACGGTGCCGGCGGCGCGACACCGGTTCGTGCTCGGTCTCGCGGCCGACGGCGCCGCGCTGGACGAGGTGCCCGGCGGTTACCGGGACTACGCCGCCGAGGTACGTCGCTATCCGGACGTCCCGCCGGCGTACCAGGCGATCCGGGGCGATGACCCGGCCAGCCCGGACGGCACGAGCTATGAGGAGTGGGCCCGGTTTGCCGGCGAACTCGCCGCCATGTGGGGCCTACGCCGGGGAGACCGGGTCCTGGTGGACGTCGCGCGGCACGAGGAGCCCGCCAAGTGGCTGCTCGCGCCGCTGTCGGCCGGGGCGTCGATCGTGCTGTGCGCCAACCTCGACCGCGCCGACCTCGACGCCCGCGTCGCCGCCGAGGGCATCACCCGGGTGCTCTAG
- a CDS encoding suppressor of fused domain protein: protein MTEPTSPGWDAIDAALDRRYPGVRPLHHASGLPYAAGGRDPLDGISLYPRDDHWHLVGYGMSDLHEKRSPDEEESGWGFEFTIRVARAAGDDEPPTWALSFMQNLARNVYARQAPFVPGSHLQVNGPISTARPDTAIRAVAFAEDPELGTIDTPHGTVQFLQIVGLTPQEYAVIDRWDARRLLDALRPSLPLLVTDLDRTDLTADPGVAAVIEEGVRRDGSSRALIPAKKANWRIEDGVTTVTLDVAAAEHAGRLLPLRLPYGRDLTVNPFDKGVKFGPGEEFAAAPGRFDVLGIRLPADAATEVATALRSGAGTYRPAGTPGLQLRVAPATRRFTFPPPA, encoded by the coding sequence ATGACCGAACCGACCTCACCCGGCTGGGACGCCATCGACGCCGCTCTCGACCGCCGCTATCCCGGCGTACGGCCGCTGCACCACGCCTCCGGGCTGCCGTACGCGGCGGGTGGCCGGGACCCGCTCGACGGCATCAGCCTCTACCCGCGCGACGACCACTGGCACCTGGTCGGCTACGGCATGTCCGACCTGCACGAGAAGAGGTCGCCGGACGAGGAGGAGTCCGGGTGGGGCTTCGAGTTCACCATCCGGGTCGCCCGCGCCGCCGGTGACGACGAGCCACCGACCTGGGCGCTGAGCTTCATGCAGAACCTGGCCCGCAACGTGTACGCCCGTCAGGCGCCGTTCGTCCCCGGCAGCCACCTGCAGGTGAACGGGCCGATCTCGACGGCCCGGCCGGACACCGCGATCCGCGCGGTGGCGTTCGCCGAGGACCCCGAACTCGGCACCATCGACACGCCGCACGGAACGGTGCAGTTCCTCCAGATCGTCGGCCTCACCCCGCAGGAGTACGCGGTCATCGACCGGTGGGACGCGCGGCGACTGCTCGACGCACTGCGTCCGTCACTGCCGCTGCTGGTCACCGACCTCGACCGGACCGACCTCACCGCCGATCCCGGCGTCGCCGCCGTCATCGAGGAAGGCGTACGGCGGGACGGCTCCTCCAGGGCGCTCATCCCGGCGAAGAAGGCGAACTGGCGTATCGAGGACGGCGTCACGACGGTGACCCTCGACGTGGCCGCCGCGGAGCATGCCGGTCGCCTGCTGCCACTCCGGTTGCCGTACGGCCGCGACCTGACCGTGAACCCCTTCGACAAGGGGGTGAAGTTCGGGCCGGGCGAGGAGTTCGCGGCCGCCCCCGGGCGCTTCGACGTTCTCGGGATACGGCTGCCCGCCGACGCGGCGACCGAGGTCGCCACGGCGCTGCGATCCGGCGCGGGCACCTACCGGCCGGCCGGCACACCCGGCCTGCAGCTCCGCGTCGCCCCGGCCACCCGCCGGTTCACGTTCCCTCCCCCGGCCTGA